A stretch of DNA from Telopea speciosissima isolate NSW1024214 ecotype Mountain lineage chromosome 5, Tspe_v1, whole genome shotgun sequence:
GAAATATTTCGTCACTTTGATGCTGATGGTAATGGGTATATCTCAGGATCTGAACTCAGATCCTACCTTGCTTCCATAGGGGAGTTCATGTCCCCTGAGGAAGCCCAAGGTGTGATCAATGATCTCGAAGCAGCAGGCGGCGACAATTTGATGCTGGATTTTGACGAATTTGTGAAGTTGATGGAACGCGAAGGTGGGGAGGATGATCTGAAAAGAGCGTTTGAGATGTTTGTGGTGGAGAAAGGTTCTGGGAACATTACATCAGAGGGGTTGCAGAGGATGTTCAATAGCCTTGGATACAAAATATCAAATGAAGAGTGCAAGACCATCATTCAAGCATTCGACTGCGATGGGGATGGTATGCTTGGTTTCCCTGAGTTCCAGCAGATGATGGCTTAATCGCATTACAATGTTTGCACTTGTTCTATGTGGTTAGAGTTAATATATATGCTGTGtgggtttgtgtgtgtgtgtttgtgtgttaGCACATACAAATAAGTTTACAGACACGGCCTTTCCCTTGTTTGGTTAAGAAGCTGGAATACAAGTGGGGTGGGGTTAGGCATTAGGACTGTAAAAGTCTGTAAGACAGGTGACTGTCAtgtaataataatttattatgaACAAGTTTGCTATGTACGTATTGAGTATGAAGGTCAAGCCTGGTAATGTCTTGTTAACCTAAAGGGGGGTGGCAATTTGCTTTTGCAACATTGAGAGAATGACCAAACTAACCACCCATATGCATCTCATGCATGGAGctagcaagagagagagagagagagagagagagagagagagagagagagtaaaatgAATCATGGAACAATAGTGATACATATACCTActctatgaaaaaaaaattgaaatagttGAGTCTTGCACAATTAGCATCAAGACTATCATAGAGAGGAGCAACTTACATAGATTTATGGTATTGAATTGATTGAATTTCAGCCTAAAATTTTACAAGTCTAGATTATTctcaagaaatccaatggatgGAATTGTAACATCACTATTTCACATGACACAAAGAGTTGTGTGATGCATAGATTCTATGGTGGACAAGCTTTTCTAGAAaatttatatcaatatatatttactTTGGAAGATAGAAAGTATAATGTATAAATAATGTTTCTTAATTGGAGAAATtgcattttgacaccttgggaGATCGTTCCAGTAATATGATCTAGGCCCAGCTGAATCCTGTGGCCGATCGAATGGCAAAAATTACAATATCACtctctactatttttttttgtacccAGACGGTTCCAAATAGAGCCAAGACCCATAGGATGctttatttaaccattttaggCCCTTTCATGAAATTTCACCCAAATCAGATACATTTTGCAAAAATGACCATTGTGTCTCTGGTATTTTCTTAGTATCTGAACCACATGGATTTTATCCAAAACCTTTTTGTTTTAGTCTTATATGGCTATTTAGAGAATGCGTTTGAAATTTCGTTCAAATCCAATGACATTTGGTATTTTTTGTAATTGGGATATGATCGTTTTTGCTCTTGGTATTTTTCTCGTTTGAAATTTCGTT
This window harbors:
- the LOC122663323 gene encoding probable calcium-binding protein CML41, which encodes MATAIVFKPTLSKWFSNKSFMLSVHRFHHHRFLHHFHHSKPDLSLLVSQTEITLPSPPPPPPPKDDSCPPVSSTVPIPPKEQSGKDELQEIFRHFDADGNGYISGSELRSYLASIGEFMSPEEAQGVINDLEAAGGDNLMLDFDEFVKLMEREGGEDDLKRAFEMFVVEKGSGNITSEGLQRMFNSLGYKISNEECKTIIQAFDCDGDGMLGFPEFQQMMA